A region of Chloracidobacterium sp. DNA encodes the following proteins:
- the ndk gene encoding nucleoside-diphosphate kinase: protein MSNLTFGIIKPDAVRVGNQGKIVDRILGAGFKIRGMKLIHQTRKQAEGFYAVHAGKGFFDELCEFMSSGPCVVLALEKENAVPAWRELMGATNPADAAEGTLRKDFASSIGENAVHGSDSDENAAIEIAYFFSKLELV, encoded by the coding sequence ATGAGCAATTTAACATTTGGAATCATAAAGCCCGACGCGGTTCGGGTGGGGAATCAGGGGAAGATCGTTGACCGCATTTTGGGTGCTGGTTTTAAGATCAGGGGGATGAAACTTATTCATCAGACGCGAAAGCAGGCTGAGGGCTTTTATGCAGTTCACGCTGGTAAGGGCTTTTTTGACGAGCTTTGTGAATTTATGTCGAGCGGGCCTTGTGTCGTGCTTGCGCTTGAGAAAGAGAATGCGGTTCCCGCTTGGCGCGAGTTGATGGGAGCTACGAATCCGGCCGATGCCGCGGAAGGAACACTCCGCAAGGATTTTGCTTCGTCGATCGGCGAAAATGCTGTTCACGGTTCGGATTCGGACGAGAATGCGGCTATCGAGATCGCTTATTTCTTTAGTAAACTTGAACTCGTTTAG
- a CDS encoding DUF4190 domain-containing protein, translating into MKKCPTCGKEFEDSLKFCQIDGAELVEQEAAFDPYATVVGYKFDPSADKTTEAVEDAPVEGPTAEASVEETAAGESLIPAAEPAIHETTGSIPIAPPDEVLELPGMDPLKTMYVSESELKEALAAESSGQADAAPPPSPFGMPDSPVEPSAPPMGEMETVLSDPTALPFQEPAPVAEWSPPPAPDAVWQNQEIGSNTPFQPPPAGAGAGGENKTLAIVSLVCGILSLICCSWFVPAIAAIVMGFIARGKANSDPANYGGAGLAMGGIITGGISILVGIVVIILYVLGAFAGVVGNSF; encoded by the coding sequence ATGAAAAAATGCCCGACTTGCGGAAAGGAATTTGAGGATTCGTTAAAGTTTTGCCAGATCGATGGAGCAGAACTTGTGGAACAGGAAGCTGCGTTCGATCCGTATGCTACGGTTGTCGGGTATAAATTTGACCCGTCGGCGGACAAAACTACTGAAGCTGTTGAAGACGCTCCTGTTGAAGGCCCTACGGCGGAAGCCTCGGTGGAAGAGACCGCTGCCGGAGAGTCGCTTATACCTGCCGCGGAACCGGCGATACATGAAACGACCGGCTCGATACCGATCGCTCCGCCTGATGAGGTGCTTGAGTTGCCGGGTATGGACCCGCTCAAGACTATGTATGTCTCGGAGTCGGAATTGAAAGAAGCTCTTGCCGCTGAGTCGTCAGGCCAAGCTGACGCAGCTCCGCCGCCGTCTCCATTTGGTATGCCGGACAGCCCTGTCGAACCGTCTGCTCCACCCATGGGCGAAATGGAAACGGTTCTCTCGGACCCAACGGCGTTGCCTTTCCAGGAACCCGCACCCGTAGCCGAATGGTCACCGCCGCCTGCACCTGATGCAGTATGGCAAAATCAGGAGATCGGTTCGAATACACCTTTTCAGCCTCCGCCGGCTGGCGCGGGTGCAGGCGGTGAGAATAAAACGCTGGCGATCGTGTCGCTCGTATGTGGAATTTTGAGCTTGATATGCTGCAGCTGGTTTGTACCTGCAATAGCGGCGATCGTCATGGGCTTTATTGCACGCGGCAAAGCAAATTCTGACCCAGCTAATTACGGTGGAGCCGGATTGGCAATGGGCGGCATTATTACGGGTGGAATTAGCATCCTTGTTGGAATTGTCGTAATTATCCTGTACGTTTTAGGAGCATTTGCCGGAGTTGTGGGCAACAGCTTTTAG
- a CDS encoding NADH-quinone oxidoreductase subunit I — protein sequence MSVVTDVIKSTVAVIKGMKRTISEIPRAKWTVQYPDVPITVQPRYRGQHLLHVDENGKEKCVACYLCAAACPSDCIYIEAQDDARPYAERVGRDERYAKVYNIDYGRCIFCGFCVEACPKDAITHGYNFELSVYNRADLLKTKDDLLITKQKQSKNYRVALSSEDVDSEYKEV from the coding sequence ATGTCAGTTGTCACAGACGTAATCAAATCTACCGTTGCTGTCATCAAAGGCATGAAGCGCACGATCTCGGAGATACCGCGTGCAAAATGGACGGTGCAATATCCTGATGTTCCCATCACGGTACAGCCGCGCTATCGCGGCCAGCATTTGCTGCATGTTGACGAGAACGGAAAGGAAAAATGCGTGGCATGTTATCTGTGTGCAGCGGCTTGCCCTTCGGACTGTATTTATATCGAAGCACAAGACGATGCAAGGCCTTATGCAGAACGCGTAGGACGCGATGAGCGTTATGCCAAGGTATATAACATCGATTACGGCCGCTGCATCTTTTGCGGATTCTGCGTCGAGGCCTGCCCTAAGGACGCGATCACTCATGGCTACAACTTCGAACTCTCGGTTTACAACCGAGCCGATCTATTAAAAACCAAAGACGATCTACTTATCACAAAACAGAAGCAATCAAAAAACTATCGAGTTGCTCTGTCGAGCGAGGATGTTGATTCCGAATATAAAGAAGTCTAG
- a CDS encoding ImmA/IrrE family metallo-endopeptidase, whose protein sequence is MDSFDIPPTQKGRQYEIRALGLREFAGLRRDDERLDPFELAYYANLLVIPFEEIEALSPETVEHLLGGGKEAWSGGAASQTLPDGRKLIILNPTHGKNRHAATLMEEISHVFLGHKPSRLAIENRNKEGKIIARDYNHAIEEEAYSTGAAALVPYTALRRMVEHGKTVAEIARHFYVSRALVEYRIKVSRLWETYSDKVFQGE, encoded by the coding sequence GTGGATTCATTTGACATACCCCCAACACAAAAAGGACGGCAATACGAAATACGAGCACTTGGGCTTCGTGAGTTTGCGGGGCTTAGACGTGACGATGAGCGGCTTGACCCTTTTGAATTGGCGTATTATGCCAATCTTTTGGTAATTCCTTTCGAAGAGATCGAAGCTTTAAGTCCTGAAACGGTCGAGCATCTTCTCGGCGGCGGTAAAGAAGCGTGGTCCGGTGGAGCTGCTTCTCAGACTCTTCCTGACGGCAGAAAACTAATAATCCTAAATCCGACGCACGGTAAAAATCGCCATGCTGCTACATTGATGGAAGAGATATCTCACGTTTTTCTCGGCCATAAACCTAGCCGACTCGCGATCGAAAATCGTAACAAAGAAGGCAAGATTATCGCCCGCGACTATAACCACGCAATAGAAGAAGAGGCTTATTCGACGGGTGCAGCCGCGCTTGTTCCATACACCGCTCTTCGCCGTATGGTTGAACATGGCAAGACGGTAGCGGAGATCGCCCGGCATTTTTATGTGAGCCGTGCTTTGGTAGAGTATAGGATCAAGGTTTCACGATTATGGGAAACTTACAGTGACAAGGTTTTTCAGGGCGAGTGA
- a CDS encoding SpoIIE family protein phosphatase produces the protein MADKVNQKNTANEKLSTVDKLRMLLDITKTISRSLDLDEVLNLVMDTLGSLLPYDAAGIYLIEFSPENKDPYIFKSKVIRGYKISFELIEPRLKMGEGFLGTVAQSGKPIISHDVSKDSRYFPAREQTRSEMLAPIISNDKVIGVFDLESDGLDAYSDDDLAVLQLLTSQVAIIIEKVRLHDQVVEKKRLEAQLEIARQVQTELLPSSDPKIDNFDVSAYIFPAEEVSGDYYDWVKVFDDQIGIVVADAVGKGIPAALLMSFLRASLRSCAQIGYAPHIAFSKVSSLLYDSIEDNKFITAIYGILDYTNRTFVFSNAGHNPPLLIKPNGEYRFVEYGDVPLGMFDDAHYHQHFIRFEEDQVLVIYTDGITEAPNPTGEEYGQERLAKRILDGLQVNLPAKQLIDHVRKGVADFTERKFLDDDGTIFIIKAQ, from the coding sequence ATGGCCGACAAGGTTAATCAAAAAAATACAGCTAACGAAAAGCTGTCGACGGTCGATAAGCTGCGAATGCTACTCGACATAACCAAGACCATCAGTCGCTCGCTCGATCTGGACGAGGTGCTCAATCTTGTTATGGATACGCTCGGTTCGTTGTTGCCTTACGACGCAGCGGGAATTTATTTGATCGAATTCAGCCCCGAGAACAAAGATCCATATATTTTCAAATCGAAGGTCATCCGCGGATACAAGATCAGTTTTGAGTTGATCGAGCCACGTTTGAAAATGGGCGAAGGGTTTCTGGGAACCGTCGCCCAATCAGGCAAGCCGATCATTTCGCATGATGTAAGCAAAGACAGCCGGTACTTTCCCGCCCGCGAACAGACCCGTTCTGAGATGCTTGCTCCGATCATCTCAAACGACAAGGTCATAGGCGTATTTGATCTCGAAAGCGACGGTCTCGATGCGTATTCCGATGACGATCTTGCTGTCCTTCAGCTTTTGACTTCGCAGGTTGCTATCATTATTGAAAAGGTGCGTCTGCACGATCAAGTCGTTGAGAAGAAGCGTTTAGAAGCTCAGTTAGAGATCGCTCGTCAGGTTCAGACTGAATTGCTGCCATCGAGCGACCCGAAAATAGACAATTTCGACGTCAGTGCTTACATCTTTCCCGCGGAAGAAGTTTCGGGAGATTATTACGATTGGGTCAAGGTCTTTGACGATCAGATCGGGATCGTTGTTGCTGATGCAGTTGGCAAGGGCATTCCGGCCGCTCTTTTGATGTCGTTTCTGCGAGCTAGTCTGCGTTCGTGCGCTCAGATCGGATATGCTCCGCACATCGCATTCTCTAAGGTGAGTAGTTTGCTTTATGACTCGATCGAGGATAACAAATTTATCACTGCGATCTATGGAATTCTCGATTACACAAACCGGACGTTTGTCTTTTCAAATGCGGGGCATAATCCGCCGCTGCTCATAAAGCCGAATGGTGAATATAGATTTGTTGAATATGGCGATGTGCCGTTAGGAATGTTCGATGACGCACATTATCATCAGCATTTCATTCGGTTTGAAGAAGATCAGGTGCTTGTCATATACACCGACGGCATTACCGAGGCGCCAAATCCGACCGGTGAAGAATACGGTCAGGAACGTCTCGCTAAACGTATCCTAGATGGTCTTCAGGTTAATTTGCCCGCCAAGCAATTAATAGATCATGTAAGGAAGGGCGTCGCCGATTTTACCGAGCGGAAATTCCTCGATGATGATGGCACGATCTTTATTATCAAGGCGCAGTAA
- a CDS encoding CPBP family intramembrane metalloprotease, translating into MQNINQGEYYSRLPLPEEPTVPDNVASPDNPPWTVLEATGVWIASVFFILVIPSIFLLPYLASLDVPITETDQIVEFAKTDPTSIVLQIVAVIPAHLLTLLVAWLVITRVRKFSFRQMLGWEKGGFAWWHYCIILFGFLAAASLVSRFFPEQENDLLRILQSSRTAVYIVAFLATFTAPLVEEVTYRGVLYSAFQRKFGVPAAFFFVTFLFSAIHWPQYWPSYSTIFLLTLLSLTLTAIRVKSKNLLPCIILHTLFNGIQSVILILEPFLKSLEGQEQTAAILRFIR; encoded by the coding sequence GTGCAGAATATCAACCAGGGCGAGTATTATTCACGACTTCCCTTACCAGAAGAACCGACTGTGCCGGACAATGTAGCAAGTCCGGACAATCCGCCATGGACGGTTTTAGAAGCGACAGGCGTTTGGATCGCAAGCGTGTTTTTCATTCTGGTCATTCCGAGCATTTTCCTCCTTCCATATTTGGCCTCGCTCGACGTACCGATAACCGAGACTGACCAGATCGTCGAATTTGCCAAGACTGATCCCACATCTATCGTCTTACAGATCGTGGCCGTTATCCCGGCTCACCTCCTTACTCTCCTGGTTGCGTGGCTTGTAATTACACGCGTTCGGAAGTTTTCATTCCGCCAAATGCTCGGCTGGGAAAAAGGTGGATTTGCATGGTGGCACTATTGTATAATCCTTTTTGGGTTCCTTGCTGCTGCATCTCTTGTCAGCAGGTTCTTTCCTGAACAAGAGAACGATCTTCTCAGGATCCTGCAAAGTTCCCGCACCGCTGTTTACATCGTCGCCTTTTTAGCGACATTTACTGCTCCCTTAGTAGAAGAGGTCACCTACCGCGGCGTTCTGTATTCGGCTTTCCAACGTAAATTCGGCGTTCCAGCCGCATTTTTCTTCGTCACTTTTCTCTTTTCTGCGATCCATTGGCCGCAGTATTGGCCGAGTTATTCGACGATCTTTCTGCTTACGCTCCTCAGCCTGACACTCACGGCGATCAGGGTAAAAAGCAAGAATTTACTGCCATGCATTATTCTTCACACACTATTTAACGGGATTCAGTCGGTAATACTGATCCTTGAACCCTTTCTAAAATCGCTTGAAGGACAGGAACAAACCGCCGCGATCCTACGGTTTATCAGATAA
- the kdsB gene encoding 3-deoxy-manno-octulosonate cytidylyltransferase, protein MELHGKNPQQNVIAIVPSRYSSVRLPGKMLLEIAGKPLILHTLGQAAKARNVARVIVATDDERIFSVVTENGGEAVMTSAEHRSGSDRLAEVAENLPADSIIVNVQGDEPTISPRTIEAAVEAFINDPAADIATTSEAITELDELMNGNVVKVVTNGDGYAVYFSRSPIPFPRDASMRYDGDIKKAILNEPELMSLFRKHTGLYVYRREYLLEFTKLPQSKLEKIEMLEQLRALENGAKIKVVEVDDPSIGVDTPADLERVRKLIEG, encoded by the coding sequence GTGGAGTTACACGGCAAAAATCCCCAACAAAATGTGATCGCAATTGTTCCCTCACGCTATTCGTCTGTGCGTTTACCGGGGAAAATGTTGCTTGAGATTGCTGGGAAACCTTTGATTTTACACACTTTAGGGCAAGCGGCTAAGGCTCGGAACGTCGCTCGTGTAATAGTTGCGACCGATGACGAACGGATATTTAGTGTTGTCACGGAAAACGGCGGCGAAGCGGTGATGACCTCAGCCGAACACCGATCTGGCAGCGACCGTCTCGCCGAGGTTGCAGAAAATTTACCTGCTGACTCGATAATTGTAAATGTTCAAGGTGACGAGCCGACGATCTCGCCGCGAACTATCGAGGCGGCGGTTGAGGCTTTTATCAACGATCCTGCGGCCGATATTGCTACGACATCAGAGGCCATTACCGAACTGGACGAGTTAATGAACGGAAATGTCGTGAAAGTTGTGACAAACGGCGATGGATACGCGGTTTATTTTTCGCGTTCGCCAATCCCGTTTCCACGTGACGCTTCGATGAGATATGACGGTGATATAAAAAAGGCGATATTGAACGAGCCTGAGTTGATGTCGCTTTTCCGTAAACACACCGGGCTTTATGTTTATCGACGTGAATATTTGCTCGAATTTACAAAATTACCGCAGTCAAAACTTGAGAAGATCGAAATGCTCGAGCAGTTGCGGGCGCTTGAGAATGGAGCAAAGATCAAGGTTGTTGAAGTAGATGACCCGTCAATTGGCGTCGATACGCCGGCGGATCTTGAACGCGTTAGGAAATTGATCGAGGGCTAA
- a CDS encoding CTP synthase translates to MTEKKTKYIFVTGGVVSSLGKGLAASSIGCLLEARGLTVQMMKLDPYINVDPGTMSPFQHGEVFVTDDGAETDLDLGHYERFTHAKLSQANNWTTGRIYLSVIEKERRGDYLGKTIQVIPHITDEIKAAVRKVTAMHDPDVLIVEIGGTVGDIESLPFMEAIRQMGNEEGRNNAIFVHVTLVPFIAAAGELKTKPTQHSVRELREIGIAPDILLCRSDRPVPVDLRRKIALFCNVQESAVISALDVGTIYEVPLAFHEQGLDDLIVSNLHLKEEFPNADLKDWRELVSTIKDPSEGSVRIAIVGKYVELEDSYKSLREALTHAGVANNLRVNVNWIESENLMKDDYENELQDFDAILVPGGFGKRGIAGMIRAIKYARKSGTPYFGICLGMQTACIEFARDVCGLRDADSTEFNEETPFPIIFKLRDLVDVDELGGTMRLGNWQCTLKEGSLARQIYHNAEEIGERHRHRYEFNPEYRNVLEKEGLIFSGVSPDGKFVEMVELPRENHPYFVACQFHPEYKSKPLAAHPLFVSFVEAAWANRLRSENLEHDVMSDTQVEISERAEIASEE, encoded by the coding sequence ATGACTGAGAAAAAAACAAAATACATTTTCGTCACCGGTGGTGTTGTTTCGAGCCTTGGCAAAGGTTTGGCTGCGAGTTCGATCGGTTGTCTGCTTGAGGCTCGCGGGCTCACTGTCCAGATGATGAAGCTCGACCCTTACATTAATGTCGATCCGGGTACGATGTCGCCGTTTCAGCATGGTGAGGTGTTTGTGACGGATGACGGGGCTGAGACCGATCTTGATCTTGGGCATTACGAGCGGTTCACGCACGCGAAGCTGTCGCAAGCGAATAACTGGACGACGGGCCGCATCTATCTTTCTGTCATCGAAAAGGAACGTCGCGGCGATTATCTTGGCAAAACGATCCAGGTAATTCCGCACATCACTGACGAGATAAAAGCGGCGGTGCGAAAAGTCACGGCAATGCACGATCCGGACGTTTTGATCGTTGAGATCGGCGGAACTGTTGGTGACATCGAGTCGCTGCCGTTTATGGAAGCGATCAGGCAGATGGGCAATGAGGAAGGCCGCAACAACGCGATCTTTGTTCATGTGACACTCGTTCCTTTCATCGCAGCGGCGGGCGAACTTAAGACAAAGCCAACTCAGCACAGTGTTCGAGAGCTGCGTGAGATCGGTATCGCACCTGACATTTTGCTTTGCCGCTCTGACCGGCCTGTACCCGTCGATCTGCGTAGAAAGATAGCTCTATTCTGTAACGTGCAGGAGAGTGCAGTGATATCTGCTCTCGATGTTGGAACCATCTACGAAGTGCCGCTCGCGTTTCACGAACAAGGGCTAGATGATCTAATCGTCAGCAATCTGCACTTGAAAGAAGAGTTTCCAAACGCAGATCTCAAGGACTGGCGTGAGCTTGTCTCAACGATCAAAGATCCTTCGGAAGGATCAGTGCGTATAGCTATCGTCGGTAAATATGTTGAGCTCGAAGATTCGTACAAGTCTCTGCGAGAGGCACTCACGCACGCGGGTGTCGCTAATAACCTGCGTGTGAACGTAAATTGGATCGAATCGGAAAATCTGATGAAGGATGATTATGAGAATGAGCTTCAGGATTTTGACGCGATCCTCGTGCCCGGCGGATTTGGCAAACGCGGCATCGCTGGAATGATCCGGGCGATAAAATATGCCCGCAAATCGGGAACGCCGTATTTTGGTATTTGTTTGGGAATGCAGACGGCTTGCATAGAGTTTGCACGTGATGTGTGCGGCCTGCGCGATGCTGATTCGACGGAGTTTAATGAGGAAACGCCGTTTCCGATCATCTTTAAACTCCGCGACCTGGTCGATGTCGATGAACTTGGCGGCACGATGCGGTTGGGCAATTGGCAATGCACGCTGAAGGAAGGCTCGCTTGCCCGACAGATTTACCATAACGCAGAAGAGATCGGTGAGCGGCATCGTCATCGCTACGAATTCAATCCGGAATATCGCAACGTGCTCGAAAAGGAAGGACTCATTTTCAGCGGGGTTTCGCCCGACGGCAAATTTGTTGAGATGGTTGAGCTCCCACGCGAAAACCATCCTTACTTCGTTGCGTGCCAATTTCATCCGGAATATAAATCAAAACCGCTTGCCGCACATCCGTTGTTTGTCTCGTTCGTTGAGGCCGCGTGGGCAAACCGTTTGAGAAGCGAAAACCTTGAGCATGACGTGATGAGCGACACCCAGGTCGAGATATCGGAGCGAGCCGAGATCGCAAGTGAAGAATAA
- the kdsA gene encoding 3-deoxy-8-phosphooctulonate synthase has protein sequence MKAFEVGKVNFGDGNVSFILGPCVVESSQHAMFMAQEINDICKHVGVGFVYKSSFDKANRSSIESFRGEGMEFGLEVLAKVKDEIGVPVITDIHEPWQVEKTAEVADILQIPAFLCRQTDLLVAAAKSGKAVNVKKGQFLAPWDAKNIVEKLQGAGCEKILLTERGASFGYNNLVVDLRSFPIMRSFGVPVVFDVTHSLQLPGGLGKATGGQAEYIEDFARAGVACGVDAVFMEVHDNPAKAPSDGPNQLPLSRLEKLLVKLKQIHEIVQEDTAEKTQATQQ, from the coding sequence ATGAAAGCTTTTGAAGTTGGAAAAGTAAATTTTGGCGACGGCAATGTGTCCTTCATTCTCGGCCCGTGTGTTGTCGAGTCTTCTCAGCATGCAATGTTCATGGCGCAGGAGATCAATGATATTTGTAAGCACGTCGGTGTTGGGTTTGTTTATAAATCTTCGTTTGATAAGGCGAATCGAAGTTCGATCGAGAGCTTTCGTGGTGAGGGAATGGAATTTGGCCTTGAAGTGCTTGCAAAGGTAAAAGATGAGATCGGCGTTCCTGTGATAACCGATATTCACGAACCTTGGCAGGTCGAGAAAACCGCTGAGGTTGCTGATATTTTGCAGATACCTGCTTTTCTTTGTCGTCAGACAGACCTTCTTGTTGCCGCAGCCAAATCGGGTAAAGCTGTAAATGTGAAAAAAGGACAATTTCTTGCTCCGTGGGACGCGAAGAACATTGTTGAAAAGCTGCAAGGTGCGGGCTGTGAAAAGATACTGCTCACTGAACGCGGAGCCAGCTTTGGCTACAATAATCTTGTTGTCGATCTTCGTTCGTTTCCGATAATGCGGTCGTTTGGGGTGCCGGTCGTTTTTGACGTAACGCATTCGCTGCAATTGCCGGGCGGACTTGGGAAAGCAACCGGCGGGCAAGCGGAATACATCGAAGATTTTGCACGTGCCGGTGTTGCTTGCGGTGTGGACGCTGTTTTTATGGAAGTTCACGACAATCCGGCAAAAGCCCCAAGCGATGGGCCGAATCAACTGCCGCTTTCGCGACTGGAGAAATTGCTAGTCAAGCTAAAACAGATCCACGAAATAGTACAAGAAGATACGGCCGAAAAAACTCAAGCGACTCAACAATGA
- a CDS encoding HAD hydrolase family protein encodes MVGNDMLADIRARAKKIKLLLMDCDGVLTDGRLYFSAVGEELKVFHARDGQGIVDWHNTGSRSGVISGRNSPIVEMRMKQLGVEFIWQGRKEKVSALKEIIAAANVEPEEVAFIGDDTPDAEVFPLVGLAIAVGDAHEAVKAAAHYVTQKDGGSGAVRELIDMLMAAKI; translated from the coding sequence ATGGTCGGAAATGATATGCTGGCGGATATTCGCGCCCGTGCAAAGAAGATCAAATTGTTATTAATGGACTGTGACGGCGTTCTCACTGACGGCCGTCTTTATTTTTCCGCCGTTGGAGAAGAACTAAAGGTCTTTCATGCCCGTGACGGACAGGGAATAGTTGATTGGCACAATACAGGTTCTAGGTCCGGAGTTATTTCTGGGCGAAATTCTCCTATCGTTGAAATGCGAATGAAGCAGCTTGGTGTCGAGTTTATTTGGCAAGGCCGAAAAGAAAAAGTCTCGGCTCTGAAAGAAATTATCGCGGCGGCGAACGTTGAACCTGAAGAGGTCGCCTTCATTGGCGACGATACGCCAGACGCAGAGGTGTTTCCACTGGTTGGGCTGGCAATAGCCGTTGGGGATGCTCACGAAGCTGTTAAGGCCGCCGCGCACTATGTAACGCAGAAAGACGGAGGGAGCGGTGCGGTGCGGGAACTGATCGATATGTTGATGGCCGCAAAAATTTGA